CGATTCCTGCCGTTTGTTCGGCGCAGATTTCCAGCAATTGGAGTAATCGCAATGAGGGGTGAGTCGACGAGCGTTTTCCAGCCGACCGAAGTGGTTGCGGATGAGGTCTTCCCGAAAGAGCCAGCTAATTTCGATCGCCTTCTGCAATCGGTGGAAGAGCTTGCAAGGGGTGCTGCCCAGGAACTTGAGGCCAGGCGCTCGCACGTGCGCCTCATTGAGATTGCCGAAGGCGAAGTGACGCGCATTGGCTCCGGGCAGTGCACCCTCTGCGAAGTACTGCTCAGATCCGTTAAAAAGGCTCTGCTGAACTCCGTGCTGGCAGTCTCTTGGGAGCGTTCCCGGAATCAGGACACTGAGACAGCGGCCGAAGTCGGCGCGGCAGAGCGCACCCTGGACCGTGCCTTGAACGATCTGAATGCCCACAAAACCGAGATGCATTTCGAAAAGGCGGACTGAGCGAAACAACTCAATTCGACACTGCGCTCTGCTGCGCTCAGAACGACCGAGGAGTGAGGGTTCCAACCCGAGTCGAAGAATCACCTTTGCATCTCCGTGCTGCATCAAAGAGGCCCTTCGACTTCGCGACTTCGTCGCTCCGATCAGCAAGACAACAGCGCGTTGCAACGGCCTACCACGTTCTCAAGTCTCCGGCGCCCAGCAGAATGTGTCGCGCTATATTAGATCTCGCTATGACCGTGATTGTCTCCATGCTCCGGGGCGTCAACGTTGGCGGACACAAGAAGATCAGGATGGACGCGCTCCGCGCGCTTTATGAATCCCTGAACCTGCAAGACCCACACACCTTCATACAGAGTGGCAATGTCGTCTTCAGAACGAAAGAGCGGAGCCTCGTGCGACTTGCCGGGAAAATTCAGGACGGGATTGAGCGGAGCTTCGGCTTTCGTCCCGACGTCATCCTCCGCACCTCTTCCGAGTTGAGGGACGTCATTAGACGAAACCCGTTTGCGACACGGCACGGCATTGATCCAGCCAGACTCCTTGTTACCTTCCTCGCCAGCGATCCCAGCCCTGAAGCTCGCAACAAGCTTCTCAGCATCAAGACTGATCCGGAGGAGTTGCGAATCGACGGTCGTGAGCTCTATGTCTATTATCCGAATGGCATGGCACGCCCGAAGCTCTCGTGGGCGCTGATCGAGCAGACGCTGAAGACATCCGGGACTGGCAGAAACTGGAACAGCGCTACAAAACTCCTCGAGCTTGCGGAGAGGCTGGAAGCTTCTGAGCCTCCTTCAAATCATTTTAATTCTAGGTAGAATCGTGAATGCGATAGGAGATTCGGGTGAATGCTGCGATTGGCGGCCTTGACTTTTCTCCTCTCGAGCGAAGCGA
Above is a genomic segment from Clostridia bacterium containing:
- a CDS encoding DUF1697 domain-containing protein is translated as MTVIVSMLRGVNVGGHKKIRMDALRALYESLNLQDPHTFIQSGNVVFRTKERSLVRLAGKIQDGIERSFGFRPDVILRTSSELRDVIRRNPFATRHGIDPARLLVTFLASDPSPEARNKLLSIKTDPEELRIDGRELYVYYPNGMARPKLSWALIEQTLKTSGTGRNWNSATKLLELAERLEASEPPSNHFNSR
- a CDS encoding response regulator, whose amino-acid sequence is MTNCRVMVVDENAGFRDVIVSLIAERGFEAYPAADGIDALRQIYDVMPSVIVADAILPDISGFRFLPFVRRRFPAIGVIAMRGESTSVFQPTEVVADEVFPKEPANFDRLLQSVEELARGAAQELEARRSHVRLIEIAEGEVTRIGSGQCTLCEVLLRSVKKALLNSVLAVSWERSRNQDTETAAEVGAAERTLDRALNDLNAHKTEMHFEKAD